From one Melioribacteraceae bacterium genomic stretch:
- a CDS encoding Rrf2 family transcriptional regulator has product MFFQKNITYGIKAVLYLSRFDDNEIRSSKDISHALHIPKEFTSKVLQSLTKSGIIYSQRGKGGGFRLARDPANIRIIDVIFELNKAADLKLCLFGFKECKFGGKCPMHDSLDKVRDEFCDIIHNHSVKELLTSGWFRF; this is encoded by the coding sequence ATGTTTTTTCAGAAAAATATTACATACGGTATAAAAGCGGTACTTTATCTCTCTAGATTTGACGATAATGAAATTCGTTCCTCGAAGGATATTTCCCATGCCTTACATATTCCAAAAGAATTCACTTCAAAAGTGCTCCAATCACTAACTAAAAGCGGAATTATCTATTCTCAGAGAGGGAAAGGAGGCGGGTTTCGTTTAGCAAGAGATCCTGCGAATATAAGAATCATTGATGTGATTTTTGAACTTAACAAAGCAGCGGACTTAAAATTGTGCCTTTTCGGTTTTAAGGAATGTAAATTTGGGGGAAAATGCCCAATGCATGACTCGTTGGATAAAGTTAGAGATGAATTTTGCGATATTATACATAATCATAGCGTCAAAGAGTTACTCACTTCAGGTTGGTTTAGGTTTTAG
- the narH gene encoding nitrate reductase subunit beta, with product MDVRSQIAMVFHLDKCIGCHTCSIACKNIWTDRKGAEYMWWNNVETKPGTGYPTKWEDQEIYKGGWKKNGQSKISLKGSGKFKGLLNIFHNPYLPVLDDYYEPWSYKYLNLIESPAGDDQPTARPVSLVTGKPIDIKGGPNWDDDLSGTPEYARRDPNLKNLSKAEQEAMFQLGKMAMFYLPRICNHCLNPACVASCPSGAIYKRGEDGVVLINQKVCRAWRMCVSACPYKKSYYNWNTGKSEKCILCYPRLEAGHAPACMHSCVGRIRYLGVLLYDADKIEEAAAVPESLLIDAQLDLILDPFDNDVIENAKKNGVADSTIKAAQTSPVYKFVKEWGLALPLHAEYRTLPMLFYVPPMLPVMASLGTTDDSEQGAKLDPIAKFWNKNHRYDTTSKTIMQTVEQARFPIKYMANLFGTGSEEKLIEVLKKQLAVRVHRRHVTVGDVDAGLTNDTLNEVKLTAEIADDIYRLTSLAKFDDRFNIPPAHREQAIEMMDFTGDTKGSTGFGFKETPQRGL from the coding sequence ATGGACGTACGCTCACAAATAGCAATGGTATTTCATCTCGATAAATGTATCGGGTGCCACACTTGTTCAATAGCTTGTAAAAATATTTGGACTGACAGAAAAGGTGCCGAATATATGTGGTGGAATAACGTTGAAACAAAACCCGGAACCGGCTATCCCACTAAATGGGAAGATCAGGAAATTTACAAAGGTGGCTGGAAGAAAAACGGTCAAAGTAAAATTTCATTGAAAGGTTCTGGAAAATTCAAAGGACTGCTGAATATATTTCACAATCCATACTTGCCGGTGCTTGATGATTATTATGAACCGTGGTCTTATAAATATCTTAATTTGATTGAATCACCCGCGGGAGATGATCAACCGACTGCAAGACCTGTTTCGCTTGTAACCGGAAAACCAATTGATATTAAAGGCGGACCGAATTGGGATGACGATCTGAGCGGTACGCCCGAATATGCACGCCGCGATCCTAATCTAAAAAATCTTAGTAAAGCCGAGCAGGAAGCAATGTTTCAATTGGGAAAGATGGCGATGTTCTATCTACCGAGAATTTGCAACCATTGTTTGAATCCTGCTTGTGTTGCTTCGTGTCCCTCTGGTGCAATTTATAAAAGAGGCGAAGACGGGGTTGTGCTAATAAACCAGAAAGTCTGCCGTGCATGGAGAATGTGCGTTTCTGCTTGTCCGTATAAAAAATCATATTACAATTGGAACACCGGTAAATCGGAAAAATGTATTTTATGTTATCCCCGTTTGGAAGCCGGGCATGCGCCGGCTTGTATGCATTCGTGCGTCGGAAGAATCCGTTATCTCGGAGTTCTGCTTTACGATGCCGATAAAATTGAAGAAGCTGCGGCGGTACCGGAATCTTTATTGATCGATGCACAGCTCGATTTAATTTTAGATCCATTTGATAATGATGTGATTGAAAACGCAAAGAAAAACGGTGTTGCTGATTCAACAATTAAAGCGGCTCAGACCTCACCGGTTTATAAGTTTGTAAAAGAATGGGGACTGGCCCTTCCACTTCACGCCGAATATCGAACATTGCCGATGCTTTTCTATGTCCCCCCGATGTTGCCTGTTATGGCATCTCTTGGTACAACCGATGATAGCGAACAAGGAGCAAAACTCGATCCGATTGCAAAGTTTTGGAATAAGAATCACCGGTACGATACAACTTCAAAGACAATTATGCAGACAGTTGAACAGGCTCGCTTCCCGATTAAATATATGGCTAATCTTTTCGGAACCGGCAGCGAAGAAAAGTTAATCGAAGTACTCAAAAAACAGCTTGCAGTAAGAGTCCATAGGAGACACGTAACAGTTGGTGACGTGGATGCCGGTTTAACAAATGATACTTTGAACGAAGTAAAATTAACCGCGGAAATTGCAGATGATATTTATCGTTTAACTTCGCTTGCCAAGTTTGATGATAGATTTAATATTCCTCCGGCACACAGAGAGCAGGCGATCGAAATGATGGATTTTACCGGCGATACAAAAGGTTCAACAGGATTTGGTTTCAAAGAGACACCTCAGAGAGGATTATAG
- a CDS encoding tellurite resistance/C4-dicarboxylate transporter family protein, whose amino-acid sequence MIVVVVAVKFLINSKTLSNRLKNIQITSFLSRIPNLAKKLHPAYFAMVMSTGIVSISCYLLELKTIAYVLFWLNLWFYISLCFFSLLRIIYDFKKYISDLIDHQLGPGFFTIVAGSCILGSQFVVIKQDYYTAFIFWLIGIILWIILNYTIFTAFTVKENKPTLDKGITGAWLLAVVATQSIAVLSALIAVKLEQPYKLQMNFFALCMWLWGGMLYIWMISLIFYRYTFFRFSPADLSPPYWINMGAMAISTLAGSLLILSIDHAPFLVSIQPFLKGFTIFYWVTGTWWIPMLFILAVWRHGYKRFPLKYDPLYWGAVFPLGMYTAGTYRMAEAMDMSFLNQIPEYFIYIALAAWGLAFIGFLRSVYNQLTELLTYEK is encoded by the coding sequence TTGATAGTTGTTGTCGTTGCTGTTAAATTTCTTATCAATTCAAAAACTTTATCGAATAGATTGAAAAACATTCAAATAACAAGTTTTCTATCCCGCATCCCGAATCTTGCGAAGAAATTACATCCGGCATATTTCGCAATGGTGATGTCTACCGGAATAGTTTCCATCTCATGTTATCTACTCGAATTAAAAACAATTGCATACGTGTTATTCTGGTTAAACCTCTGGTTTTATATTTCATTGTGTTTTTTTTCATTACTACGAATTATTTATGATTTCAAGAAATATATTAGCGATCTCATAGATCATCAGCTTGGACCCGGATTTTTTACAATAGTAGCAGGGTCGTGCATTCTCGGCAGCCAGTTTGTAGTAATAAAGCAAGATTATTACACTGCATTTATATTTTGGTTGATCGGGATTATACTTTGGATTATACTCAACTATACAATTTTTACTGCTTTTACAGTAAAAGAAAATAAACCGACATTAGACAAAGGTATAACCGGTGCCTGGCTATTAGCGGTAGTTGCTACCCAATCAATTGCCGTATTAAGTGCACTTATAGCGGTAAAACTTGAGCAACCTTACAAATTGCAAATGAACTTCTTTGCTCTTTGCATGTGGCTTTGGGGTGGAATGTTGTATATTTGGATGATTTCGTTAATCTTTTACCGATATACTTTTTTCAGGTTTTCACCTGCCGACCTTTCACCGCCTTATTGGATCAATATGGGTGCAATGGCAATTTCTACTTTAGCCGGCTCTCTATTGATTCTAAGTATCGACCACGCTCCGTTTTTGGTTTCAATTCAACCCTTTCTGAAGGGGTTTACAATTTTTTACTGGGTAACAGGCACATGGTGGATTCCGATGTTATTTATTTTGGCGGTTTGGAGGCATGGTTATAAACGCTTTCCTTTAAAATACGATCCTTTATACTGGGGTGCTGTGTTTCCTTTGGGAATGTACACAGCCGGTACTTACCGCATGGCTGAAGCTATGGACATGAGTTTTTTAAACCAAATACCAGAATATTTTATATACATTGCTTTAGCTGCCTGGGGTTTAGCTTTTATAGGGTTTTTACGTTCCGTTTATAACCAGTTGACGGAGCTGCTTACCTACGAGAAATAA
- a CDS encoding hemerythrin domain-containing protein — MSNINKGIKDDPIRRFVEKDSGEEMSPFDPPDAFDPQNIEPVPYEELHPFLKKLADEHTAFSDVLSGFEEALIKWRENNWQFDEEIDEKFKNFFEFIDEKVPAHNQKEEKDLFPLLNKKLIEIGEHNSKDSSLTGISIMEDEHIKVAQAAAIVFNFLGLGSRFPDQRSKEITFEAAFDQAIAIIETMKLHIFREENILFSQAMKLFDKNEFDALK, encoded by the coding sequence ATGAGTAATATTAATAAAGGTATAAAAGACGACCCGATAAGAAGATTTGTTGAAAAAGATTCCGGTGAAGAGATGTCGCCATTCGATCCGCCCGATGCTTTTGATCCGCAAAACATTGAACCTGTTCCTTACGAAGAACTTCACCCGTTTCTTAAAAAGCTTGCGGATGAACACACCGCATTCTCCGACGTTTTGAGCGGATTTGAAGAAGCATTAATCAAATGGCGTGAAAACAATTGGCAGTTTGATGAAGAAATAGACGAAAAATTTAAAAACTTCTTCGAGTTTATTGATGAGAAAGTTCCGGCGCACAATCAAAAAGAAGAAAAAGATTTATTTCCTCTATTGAACAAAAAACTTATTGAGATAGGCGAGCACAATTCGAAAGATTCTTCTCTAACCGGAATAAGTATTATGGAAGATGAACATATAAAAGTAGCACAGGCTGCAGCTATTGTTTTTAACTTCTTGGGATTGGGTTCTCGTTTTCCGGATCAACGTTCAAAAGAGATAACGTTTGAAGCTGCTTTCGATCAAGCTATTGCAATTATCGAGACTATGAAACTGCACATTTTCAGAGAAGAAAATATTCTCTTTTCCCAGGCTATGAAATTGTTTGATAAGAATGAATTCGATGCATTAAAATGA
- the narI gene encoding respiratory nitrate reductase subunit gamma yields MTPFNVIFFIALPYAALLMFFVGTIYRYKATKFKFSSLSSQFLETRKLYWGSVPFHWGILFLAFGHLIAFLFPSSILAWNQQPIRLIILEVSAFVGGVVTLLGLINLFYRRITDARLRKVTSLIDILLEALLVTEIFLGLWVAFGFRWGSSWFATVLSPYLKSIFTFSPNIDAVVMLPFIIQLHIILAFVIFLIIPFTRLVHLLVYPLSYLWRPYQKVIWYWDRKQIRNPHTKWNIHKPKNN; encoded by the coding sequence ATGACTCCCTTCAATGTAATTTTTTTTATCGCTCTGCCTTATGCCGCTTTGTTGATGTTTTTTGTCGGAACGATTTATAGGTATAAGGCTACGAAGTTTAAATTTTCTTCCTTGTCGTCTCAATTTTTAGAAACAAGGAAGCTTTACTGGGGTTCGGTTCCGTTTCATTGGGGAATATTATTTTTGGCTTTTGGACACTTAATTGCTTTTCTTTTCCCAAGTTCAATTTTAGCTTGGAATCAACAACCAATAAGATTGATCATTCTTGAAGTAAGTGCATTTGTCGGCGGTGTAGTTACGTTACTGGGACTGATCAATTTATTCTATCGACGGATAACAGATGCACGTTTGAGAAAAGTTACAAGTTTAATAGACATTCTTTTAGAAGCATTATTAGTCACCGAAATATTCTTGGGACTTTGGGTTGCCTTCGGGTTCAGATGGGGATCATCCTGGTTCGCAACTGTTCTTTCGCCTTACTTAAAATCAATTTTCACATTTAGCCCGAACATCGATGCAGTTGTTATGCTTCCATTCATCATTCAACTACACATAATTCTCGCATTCGTAATATTTCTAATAATTCCGTTTACCCGGCTTGTACATTTACTCGTCTATCCGCTTAGTTATTTATGGCGACCTTATCAAAAAGTTATTTGGTATTGGGATAGAAAACAGATCCGAAATCCCCATACGAAATGGAATATACATAAACCGAAAAATAATTAG
- a CDS encoding MFS transporter, whose protein sequence is MVEKATGKSYQILFMNTFAFTICFAAWTINGVLVTFLVDTGTFNWSSVEVGWLLGIPILSGSIFRFPIGMLTDKFGGKIVFSTILFFCSIPLFLLAYANSFTIFALLSFLFGLTGASFASGIAFTSLWFPKSKQGTALGIFGVGTAGTALTALIAPSLLDFLTDNGAHVEGWRILPQIYATVLILMGILFIFFTKNKLPEKTKSFKELFHPLKNIRLWRFGLYYFLVFGCFVAFSQWLVPYYVNAYYLSLVTAGFLTSLFSMPAGLFRALGGWLADKFGARRVMYGVFSASIILSFLLIFPRMEIYSPGYGVTANQSGEITDVNENYIEIEGERLELTPKDAESYHEDKNMLVLPRIEAWHEPVVSTGEEVKRKELVARGVTRIFFQANVWIFSGLVFLIGVAWGIGMGGVYKFIPEYFPNEVGVVGGAVGVLGGLGGFFFPIVFGYALSFTGIWTSSWFLMLLLSLICFAWFHSVVTKMLNSKSPELISKFESAG, encoded by the coding sequence ATGGTAGAAAAAGCAACCGGTAAATCATACCAAATATTGTTTATGAATACGTTTGCATTTACAATCTGTTTTGCGGCGTGGACAATAAACGGTGTTTTGGTAACATTTCTTGTAGATACCGGAACATTTAATTGGAGCAGTGTAGAAGTCGGCTGGCTTCTCGGTATTCCGATCCTATCGGGTTCAATTTTCAGATTCCCAATCGGGATGTTAACCGATAAATTCGGCGGAAAAATTGTTTTCAGTACAATATTATTCTTCTGCAGTATACCTTTGTTTTTATTAGCCTATGCAAACAGCTTTACAATATTTGCTCTGCTTAGTTTTCTTTTTGGGTTAACCGGAGCAAGCTTTGCAAGCGGTATAGCATTTACTTCACTTTGGTTTCCAAAGAGCAAGCAGGGAACAGCTCTTGGGATATTTGGAGTGGGTACTGCCGGTACCGCTTTAACTGCGCTTATTGCTCCAAGTCTTTTAGATTTTCTGACGGATAACGGTGCGCACGTAGAAGGTTGGAGAATTCTACCTCAAATATATGCGACAGTCTTAATTCTGATGGGAATCCTTTTCATTTTTTTTACAAAGAACAAGCTGCCCGAAAAAACAAAATCTTTTAAGGAATTATTCCATCCTTTAAAAAATATACGTCTTTGGAGATTCGGCTTATATTATTTCCTTGTATTCGGTTGTTTTGTAGCTTTTTCTCAATGGCTGGTACCTTATTATGTAAACGCTTATTATCTTTCCTTAGTTACCGCCGGGTTTTTAACATCATTATTCAGTATGCCGGCTGGTTTATTTCGTGCACTCGGCGGATGGCTTGCGGATAAATTCGGCGCAAGAAGAGTTATGTACGGTGTTTTCAGCGCTTCAATTATTTTGTCGTTTCTTTTAATCTTTCCCAGAATGGAAATTTATTCACCCGGTTACGGGGTAACGGCAAACCAGAGTGGAGAAATAACGGATGTAAATGAAAATTATATCGAAATCGAAGGAGAAAGGCTGGAACTGACTCCAAAAGATGCAGAGTCATATCATGAAGATAAAAACATGCTGGTTTTGCCCAGAATTGAAGCTTGGCACGAACCTGTTGTTTCAACCGGCGAAGAAGTAAAAAGAAAGGAACTAGTAGCAAGAGGAGTAACAAGAATATTTTTCCAGGCAAATGTATGGATATTTTCGGGATTGGTTTTTCTGATCGGTGTTGCCTGGGGTATCGGGATGGGCGGTGTGTATAAATTTATTCCCGAATATTTTCCTAACGAAGTCGGGGTAGTCGGCGGTGCAGTAGGTGTTCTCGGCGGTCTTGGCGGATTTTTCTTCCCTATCGTTTTCGGTTATGCATTAAGTTTTACAGGGATATGGACTTCAAGCTGGTTTTTAATGCTCTTGCTTTCTTTAATATGTTTTGCTTGGTTCCACTCGGTTGTTACAAAAATGCTTAATAGTAAATCACCGGAACTTATCAGCAAGTTTGAATCAGCGGGTTAA
- a CDS encoding nitrate reductase subunit alpha, with the protein MSWIKDIVSPDTRKWEEFYRNRFQHDRIVRSTHGVNCTGGCSWQIHVKDGIVVWETQQLDYPLLESTLPPYEPRGCQRGISFSWYLYSPLRIKYPLIRGALVDAYREEKEKTGDPLKAWENLQNNKGKRKEYQTARGKGGFRRTSWDEVLEIISAANIYTAKKYGPDRVIGFSPIPAMSMLSYAAGSRFLQLFGGVNLSFYDWYCDLPNASPEIWGEQTDVCESADWYNSKMIAVMGANLNMTRTPDCHFFAESRHNGTKAVVFSPDFSQVAKYADQWVPLHAGSDGAFWMAVTHVILKEFHHKKKTTYFIEYVKKYTDSPYLVELKNENGVYKPDRLVRANQIKEYNNISNGDWKFLNIDSETGKLVVPKGSMGHRWDEEKGGWNMKYENSTDNSKFDPLLTLIDNNDEILQVEFVEYGLNQKRQRGVPVKYIQTHDGKTIAVTTVYDLTMAQYGVSRDLEGEYPVDYSDKDAAYTPAWQEIFTGIDSKTVISYAREWANTAEVTEGKCMIIIGAGVNHWYHNNLMYRAGIMALMLTGCVGKNGGGLNHYVGQEKLAPSDSWGAIAFAKDWVGPWRLQQTPIWHYINTCQYRYDGLTSRYSTGPDNELTNKHMGDLIFKSVRMGWMPFYPQFNKNTLELSKEAGSKDPEEIKKFVLEKLKNREMEYSIADPDNEINFPRVWYIWRGNAISGSMKGHEYALKHYLGTHNNTIAKDNEEKTEELKWHNVAPVGKMDLVVDLNFRMDSSALYSDIVLPAASWYEKDDLNSTDMHSFIHPLSAAIAPVWESKSDWEIFKAVAQKTSELAKTHFNQPQTDIITAPLSHDSADEISQPEMKDWFTGECEAVPGKTMHKIAVVERDYTKIYDKFISLGDNIKKSGLGAHGNHYQCEDFYNDMLTSNHFPKEKIDGKVYPSLKEAISAANAVLHLSSLTNGELTKRAYDFMEEKSGLVLSDLAEGSKDVRMDFKDLQAQPRRYNTSPVWSGLMNNGRAYSAFTYNVERLVPWRTLTGRQHFYLDHEMYIKFGEHLPTYKPSPRPEVFGDLKETLKNKDAKALNCLTPHGKWHIHSTYMDNLRMLTLSRGCEPCWLSEEDADELGIRDNDWVEVYNDNGVYCTRAVVSSRIPKGVCIVYHTVERTITIPKSPERGNKRAGGNNSVTRTHLKPNLLAGGYGQFSYHFNYWGPTAPNRDTHVVVKKMSKVVF; encoded by the coding sequence ATGAGCTGGATTAAAGACATCGTTTCTCCCGATACGAGAAAGTGGGAGGAGTTTTACCGGAATCGTTTTCAACACGATAGAATTGTAAGAAGCACTCACGGTGTTAACTGCACCGGTGGTTGCTCTTGGCAGATTCACGTTAAAGACGGTATAGTGGTTTGGGAAACACAGCAATTAGATTATCCTTTACTCGAAAGCACCCTGCCCCCTTACGAACCGCGCGGCTGTCAACGTGGAATTTCGTTTTCGTGGTATTTGTACAGTCCGCTTAGAATTAAATATCCTCTCATCAGAGGAGCATTGGTTGATGCCTATAGAGAGGAAAAGGAAAAAACCGGCGATCCTTTGAAAGCGTGGGAAAATTTACAGAACAACAAAGGGAAAAGGAAAGAATACCAAACAGCTCGTGGTAAAGGGGGATTCCGAAGAACTTCGTGGGATGAAGTTCTCGAAATTATTTCTGCGGCAAACATCTATACGGCTAAAAAATACGGACCAGATAGAGTAATTGGCTTCTCGCCTATTCCCGCAATGTCGATGTTAAGTTATGCAGCCGGAAGCAGATTTCTTCAATTGTTCGGAGGAGTGAACTTAAGTTTTTATGATTGGTACTGCGATCTGCCGAATGCATCACCCGAAATTTGGGGTGAACAGACCGATGTTTGTGAAAGTGCAGACTGGTACAATTCAAAAATGATTGCCGTGATGGGCGCCAACTTGAATATGACGCGCACACCTGACTGTCACTTCTTTGCCGAATCTCGTCACAACGGCACTAAAGCAGTAGTATTTTCACCTGATTTTAGTCAAGTAGCAAAATATGCAGATCAGTGGGTGCCTTTACACGCCGGAAGCGATGGCGCTTTTTGGATGGCGGTTACTCATGTTATTCTAAAAGAGTTTCATCACAAAAAGAAAACAACCTACTTTATTGAATATGTTAAAAAATACACTGACTCGCCCTATCTTGTTGAATTAAAAAATGAAAACGGAGTTTATAAACCGGATCGATTAGTTCGAGCAAATCAAATTAAAGAATACAATAATATTTCAAACGGTGATTGGAAGTTTTTGAACATTGATTCAGAGACGGGCAAGCTGGTCGTCCCGAAAGGAAGTATGGGACACAGATGGGATGAAGAAAAGGGCGGTTGGAATATGAAGTATGAAAACTCAACCGACAATTCAAAGTTTGATCCCTTACTCACTTTAATTGATAATAATGACGAAATCTTACAAGTAGAATTTGTCGAATACGGTTTGAATCAAAAACGACAACGAGGTGTACCAGTAAAATATATTCAAACACATGATGGAAAAACAATAGCCGTAACAACAGTTTACGATTTAACCATGGCTCAATATGGTGTCAGCCGGGACTTGGAGGGCGAGTACCCGGTTGATTATTCCGATAAAGATGCTGCATACACTCCTGCTTGGCAGGAGATATTCACGGGTATTGATTCTAAAACTGTTATTAGTTATGCAAGAGAATGGGCAAACACCGCTGAGGTGACTGAAGGGAAGTGTATGATTATCATTGGTGCGGGTGTAAACCATTGGTATCATAATAACCTTATGTATCGAGCAGGAATTATGGCATTAATGTTAACCGGATGCGTAGGTAAAAACGGCGGTGGATTGAATCACTATGTTGGACAGGAAAAATTAGCTCCATCCGATTCTTGGGGCGCAATTGCTTTTGCTAAAGATTGGGTCGGTCCATGGAGGCTTCAACAAACTCCGATTTGGCATTACATTAATACATGTCAGTACCGTTATGACGGACTTACTTCAAGATACAGCACGGGTCCGGATAACGAGCTGACGAATAAACATATGGGTGATTTGATTTTCAAATCTGTTCGTATGGGTTGGATGCCTTTCTATCCGCAATTCAATAAAAACACATTAGAGTTAAGCAAGGAAGCTGGATCAAAAGACCCCGAAGAAATAAAGAAATTTGTTTTAGAGAAGTTAAAAAATCGAGAAATGGAATATTCAATTGCAGATCCCGATAATGAAATAAACTTCCCGCGTGTTTGGTACATCTGGCGCGGCAATGCAATATCCGGTAGTATGAAGGGACACGAATATGCACTTAAGCATTATCTCGGAACCCACAACAATACTATCGCAAAAGACAACGAAGAGAAAACCGAAGAATTAAAATGGCACAATGTTGCACCTGTTGGTAAGATGGATTTAGTTGTTGACTTAAACTTCAGAATGGATTCATCCGCTTTGTATTCAGATATAGTTTTACCAGCAGCTTCCTGGTATGAAAAAGATGATTTAAACAGTACCGATATGCACTCGTTCATTCATCCGCTCTCGGCAGCAATTGCGCCGGTTTGGGAATCGAAATCGGATTGGGAAATTTTTAAAGCTGTCGCACAGAAAACAAGCGAACTAGCAAAAACTCATTTCAACCAACCGCAGACCGATATAATAACAGCCCCTCTCTCTCACGATTCCGCAGATGAAATCTCGCAGCCTGAAATGAAAGATTGGTTCACCGGCGAATGTGAAGCTGTCCCTGGTAAAACAATGCATAAGATTGCTGTTGTTGAAAGAGATTACACAAAAATTTACGATAAATTTATTTCCCTTGGTGATAATATTAAAAAATCGGGTCTCGGTGCTCACGGCAATCATTATCAGTGCGAAGACTTTTATAATGATATGTTAACATCTAACCATTTCCCGAAAGAGAAAATTGATGGAAAAGTCTATCCTTCATTGAAAGAGGCAATTTCAGCGGCAAACGCTGTGCTTCATCTTTCTTCACTAACAAACGGCGAGTTAACTAAACGTGCATATGATTTTATGGAAGAAAAATCCGGATTAGTTTTATCTGATTTAGCTGAAGGAAGTAAAGATGTAAGAATGGATTTTAAAGACCTTCAGGCTCAGCCCAGAAGATATAATACTTCACCTGTTTGGTCCGGTTTAATGAATAATGGAAGAGCTTATTCAGCGTTTACTTATAATGTTGAAAGATTAGTACCGTGGAGAACATTAACCGGCAGGCAGCATTTCTACCTCGATCACGAAATGTATATCAAATTTGGAGAACATCTTCCTACGTATAAACCATCACCAAGACCGGAAGTATTCGGCGACTTAAAAGAAACTTTAAAAAACAAAGATGCGAAAGCGCTCAATTGTCTAACTCCTCACGGTAAATGGCATATTCATTCAACCTATATGGATAATTTAAGAATGCTCACTCTTTCAAGGGGATGCGAACCATGCTGGTTGAGCGAAGAGGATGCCGATGAATTAGGAATACGAGATAATGATTGGGTTGAAGTTTATAATGATAACGGAGTTTATTGTACGCGAGCTGTAGTCAGTAGTAGGATACCTAAAGGTGTATGCATTGTTTATCATACCGTTGAAAGGACAATTACAATCCCAAAATCGCCGGAAAGAGGAAATAAAAGAGCCGGTGGAAATAACAGTGTTACACGTACTCACTTGAAACCGAATCTGCTTGCAGGCGGTTACGGTCAGTTTTCGTATCACTTTAATTATTGGGGACCGACTGCACCCAACCGTGATACGCACGTTGTAGTTAAGAAGATGAGTAAGGTTGTGTTTTAG
- a CDS encoding DUF542 domain-containing protein — protein MNIIIENRSKIRDIVKEYYSTSKVFKKYGIDFYCGGNKTLEEVSIFNKISLEQLKNELTDQIIQANPVDNSNFKHWSTGFLTDFIIRVHHNYIKSNVAVITEHIDKSVKKCKKDYQRFITIKTLFEEIADELLSHLTKEEEELFPYIKELSFAVENKLALNRLEFGIIKNPVRVMEFEHENTTNILKQIRKTSQDFSIDNLACDEGKKVYRKLIEFEENMQQHVHLENNILFPKVIELEKILNEDSK, from the coding sequence ATGAACATAATAATAGAAAATAGAAGTAAAATAAGAGACATTGTAAAAGAATATTATTCAACTTCAAAAGTTTTTAAAAAATACGGTATTGATTTTTATTGTGGAGGAAATAAAACTCTGGAAGAGGTGTCGATCTTTAATAAAATTTCTCTCGAACAATTGAAAAATGAATTAACCGATCAAATCATTCAAGCAAATCCGGTTGACAATTCTAATTTTAAGCATTGGTCAACAGGTTTTCTAACAGATTTTATAATCCGTGTCCATCATAATTATATTAAGAGTAATGTAGCTGTAATTACGGAGCATATTGACAAATCGGTTAAAAAATGCAAAAAGGATTATCAAAGATTTATAACCATTAAAACGTTATTTGAAGAAATAGCTGATGAACTATTAAGTCATTTGACCAAAGAAGAAGAAGAATTATTCCCGTATATAAAAGAATTGTCTTTTGCTGTAGAGAATAAACTGGCTCTTAACCGGTTAGAATTCGGTATTATAAAAAACCCTGTTCGTGTAATGGAATTTGAACATGAAAATACAACTAATATACTTAAACAAATAAGAAAGACGAGTCAAGATTTTTCGATAGATAATTTAGCTTGCGATGAAGGTAAGAAAGTATACAGAAAGCTAATTGAATTTGAAGAAAATATGCAGCAACATGTTCATCTTGAAAATAATATTTTATTTCCAAAAGTAATAGAACTTGAAAAAATATTAAATGAGGATTCCAAATGA